One Actinosynnema pretiosum DNA segment encodes these proteins:
- a CDS encoding sensor histidine kinase — protein MAAAAPARRGVLAAEVAALLGAVVVDLVLTLRFQPLPQGVTASLLTTAAPAAGSATAVLAALRRRFPRHLAPLALAALAVSAASTLFRSLVPEATPEPVAAEAVAVALLVGAVCRRLPARRAGPLAVAALLVVSAAPVARYGVGEPLALLAVPVTALWAGGMAVGLLLRDADARQRAELDRVRVGERMQLARELHDLVAHHVSGVVVRAQAARVLGGSDEVFAEIEAAGSDALAAMRRVVGMLRSPDYAVPRPGADFGEVVRSAVGDTPNARVELAEDVAGAEVPPELSTTVHRVVLECLTNARKHAPDATEVVVSARRHGGDWLLEVVNDGAGEPGAGGFGLVGMRERVSALGGELSAGLEDGGRWRVGARLPTTAPRGL, from the coding sequence ATGGCCGCCGCAGCGCCCGCGCGCCGGGGAGTGCTCGCCGCCGAGGTGGCGGCGCTCCTCGGCGCCGTCGTGGTCGACCTGGTGCTGACGCTGCGCTTCCAGCCCCTCCCCCAGGGCGTCACCGCCTCGCTGCTCACCACCGCCGCCCCCGCCGCGGGCAGCGCGACCGCCGTGCTGGCCGCGCTGCGCCGCCGCTTCCCGCGCCACCTGGCCCCGCTCGCCCTGGCCGCGCTGGCGGTCTCGGCCGCCAGCACCCTGTTCCGCTCCCTGGTCCCCGAGGCCACCCCGGAGCCGGTCGCCGCCGAGGCCGTCGCGGTGGCGCTGCTGGTCGGCGCGGTGTGCCGCCGCCTGCCTGCCCGGCGCGCCGGGCCGCTCGCGGTGGCCGCGCTCCTGGTCGTCTCGGCCGCCCCCGTGGCCCGCTACGGCGTCGGCGAGCCGCTGGCGCTGCTCGCGGTGCCGGTGACCGCGCTGTGGGCGGGCGGCATGGCGGTCGGGCTGCTGCTGCGCGACGCCGACGCCCGCCAGCGCGCGGAGCTGGACCGGGTGCGCGTCGGCGAGCGGATGCAGCTGGCGCGCGAGCTGCACGACCTGGTGGCGCACCACGTGAGCGGCGTGGTGGTGCGCGCGCAGGCCGCCCGCGTGCTCGGCGGCTCGGACGAGGTGTTCGCCGAGATCGAGGCGGCGGGCTCGGACGCGCTGGCCGCGATGCGCCGGGTCGTGGGGATGCTGCGCAGCCCGGACTACGCGGTGCCCCGGCCGGGCGCGGACTTCGGCGAGGTGGTGCGGTCGGCGGTCGGCGACACCCCGAACGCGCGGGTGGAGCTGGCCGAGGACGTGGCGGGCGCGGAGGTGCCGCCGGAGCTGTCCACGACCGTGCACCGGGTGGTGCTGGAGTGCCTGACCAACGCCCGCAAGCACGCCCCGGACGCCACCGAGGTCGTGGTGAGCGCACGCAGGCACGGCGGCGACTGGCTGCTGGAGGTCGTCAACGACGGCGCGGGCGAGCCGGGTGCGGGCGGGTTCGGCCTGGTCGGGATGCGGGAGCGGGTGAGCGCGCTGGGCGGCGAGCTGAGCGCGGGCCTCGAGGACGGCGGCCGGTGGCGGGTGGGCGCGCGCCTGCCGACGACCGCGCCGCGCGGGCTGTGA
- a CDS encoding superoxide dismutase family protein yields MRLTRLPLAVLAAAALAAGCTPSDQPSEQTGTTEPAGTSAEGDAASTDVVTVRDSGVLAVPEDAQTAFTYNQDAAPVGASMDVEVAEEDEQTTVRLSVQGFQQDRGYAVHAHTQPCGKTGADAGPHFQHEQDPAATPDKPSTDPAFANARNEFWLDLTTDAQGTGESETTVPFGFTDRVPASIVVHEAEHTMTEPGKAGTAGARLACLTVTFR; encoded by the coding sequence ATGCGCCTCACCCGCCTCCCGCTCGCCGTGCTCGCCGCCGCCGCGCTGGCAGCCGGGTGCACCCCGAGCGACCAGCCCTCCGAGCAGACGGGGACCACCGAGCCCGCGGGGACCTCCGCCGAGGGCGACGCCGCGTCCACCGACGTGGTCACGGTCCGGGACTCCGGCGTGCTCGCCGTGCCGGAGGACGCGCAGACCGCCTTCACCTACAACCAGGACGCCGCCCCGGTCGGCGCGAGCATGGACGTCGAGGTCGCCGAGGAGGACGAGCAGACCACGGTCCGGCTCTCCGTACAGGGCTTCCAGCAGGACCGGGGCTACGCGGTGCACGCGCACACCCAGCCGTGCGGCAAGACCGGCGCCGACGCCGGGCCGCACTTCCAGCACGAGCAGGACCCGGCCGCCACCCCGGACAAGCCCTCCACGGACCCGGCGTTCGCCAACGCGCGCAACGAGTTCTGGCTCGACCTGACCACCGACGCCCAGGGCACCGGCGAGTCCGAGACCACCGTCCCGTTCGGGTTCACCGACCGGGTGCCCGCGTCGATCGTCGTGCACGAGGCCGAGCACACCATGACCGAGCCGGGCAAGGCGGGCACCGCGGGCGCGCGGCTGGCCTGCCTCACCGTGACCTTCCGCTAG
- a CDS encoding Gfo/Idh/MocA family protein yields the protein MAARSLGVVMNGVTGRMGYRQHLLRSVLAIREQGGVPLSDGSRVQLEPVLVGRSGTRLAEIAGRHGLTRWTTDLDSALSDDGCPLYFDAQLTSVREKSVVRAIDAGRHVYTEKPVAETVEQALGLARLAEAAGVRNGVVHDKLYLPGLLKLKRLVDGGFFGRVLSVRGEFGYWVFEGDWQPAQRPSWNYRVEDGGGIAVDMFCHWNYVLENLFGRVEAVTARVATHVDQRVDERGETYAATADDAAYAIFELPGGVIAQVNSSWCVRVHRDELVEFQVDGTHGSAVAGLHRCVVQSRATTPRPVWNPDVPEPTSFRDQWQEVPDNAEFDNGFKAQWEQFVRHVVEDGPHPYDFLAGARGIQLARAGLRSSDEGRRVELERW from the coding sequence ATGGCAGCGCGAAGCCTGGGCGTGGTGATGAACGGGGTCACCGGGCGCATGGGGTACCGCCAGCACCTGCTCCGCTCGGTGCTCGCGATCCGCGAGCAGGGCGGCGTCCCGCTCTCCGACGGGTCGCGGGTGCAGCTCGAACCGGTGCTCGTCGGGCGCAGCGGGACCAGGCTCGCCGAGATCGCCGGGCGGCACGGGCTCACCCGGTGGACCACCGACCTGGACTCGGCGCTGTCCGACGACGGCTGCCCGCTGTACTTCGACGCGCAGCTGACCTCGGTGCGCGAGAAGTCCGTCGTGCGCGCCATCGACGCGGGCAGGCACGTCTACACCGAGAAGCCCGTCGCCGAGACCGTCGAGCAGGCCCTCGGGCTCGCCCGGCTCGCCGAGGCGGCCGGGGTGCGCAACGGGGTGGTGCACGACAAGCTCTACCTGCCCGGACTGCTCAAGCTCAAGCGGCTGGTGGACGGCGGGTTCTTCGGGCGGGTGCTGTCGGTGCGCGGCGAGTTCGGCTACTGGGTGTTCGAGGGCGACTGGCAGCCCGCGCAGCGCCCCTCCTGGAACTACCGGGTGGAGGACGGCGGCGGCATCGCCGTGGACATGTTCTGCCACTGGAACTACGTGCTGGAGAACCTGTTCGGCCGGGTGGAGGCGGTCACCGCGCGGGTGGCCACGCACGTCGACCAGCGGGTGGACGAGCGCGGCGAGACCTACGCGGCCACCGCCGACGACGCCGCCTACGCGATCTTCGAGCTGCCGGGCGGGGTCATCGCCCAGGTCAACTCCTCGTGGTGCGTGCGCGTGCACCGGGACGAGCTGGTCGAGTTCCAGGTCGACGGCACGCACGGCAGCGCCGTCGCCGGGCTGCACCGCTGCGTCGTGCAGTCCCGCGCCACCACGCCCCGGCCGGTGTGGAACCCGGACGTCCCGGAGCCCACCTCGTTCCGGGACCAGTGGCAGGAGGTCCCGGACAACGCCGAGTTCGACAACGGGTTCAAGGCGCAGTGGGAGCAGTTCGTCCGGCACGTCGTGGAGGACGGCCCGCACCCGTACGACTTCCTGGCCGGGGCGAGGGGCATCCAGCTGGCCCGCGCCGGGCTGCGCTCCTCCGACGAGGGGCGCCGGGTCGAGCTGGAGCGGTGGTGA
- a CDS encoding thioesterase II family protein: protein MIVDETAARWARTYHPNPTAPVRLVCFPHAGGSASYYHPLSARFGPSWDVVALQYPGRQDRRLEPCVDDLERLADLVADVLRGLPAKPTVFFGHSMGAALAFETAVRLERDGAGPREVVASGRRGPNTRADEQVHLLDDRGVLAEVRALSGTDSALLDDEELMRMALPAIRADYTAIETYRCPPDRRIAADLTVLTGDADPKTTVEEAAGWEPHTTGAFQLEVFPGGHFFIATQARAVGDRIERALKAAL from the coding sequence GTGATCGTTGACGAGACCGCAGCCCGGTGGGCGCGCACCTACCACCCGAACCCGACCGCGCCCGTCCGGCTGGTGTGCTTCCCGCACGCGGGCGGCTCGGCGAGCTACTACCACCCGCTCTCGGCCCGCTTCGGCCCGTCCTGGGACGTCGTGGCGCTCCAGTACCCCGGCCGCCAGGACCGGCGTCTGGAGCCGTGCGTGGACGACCTGGAGCGGCTGGCCGACCTGGTCGCGGACGTGCTGCGCGGGCTTCCCGCGAAGCCGACGGTGTTCTTCGGGCACAGCATGGGCGCGGCGCTGGCGTTCGAGACGGCGGTGCGCCTGGAGCGCGACGGCGCGGGCCCGCGCGAGGTGGTCGCCTCCGGCCGCCGGGGCCCGAACACCCGCGCCGACGAGCAGGTCCACCTGCTGGACGACCGGGGCGTCCTGGCCGAGGTGCGCGCGCTGAGCGGCACCGACTCGGCGCTGCTGGACGACGAGGAGCTGATGCGGATGGCGCTGCCAGCGATCCGCGCCGACTACACCGCGATCGAGACCTACCGCTGCCCGCCCGACCGCCGGATCGCGGCCGACCTGACCGTGCTGACCGGTGACGCCGACCCGAAGACCACGGTCGAGGAGGCCGCGGGCTGGGAGCCGCACACCACGGGCGCGTTCCAGCTGGAGGTGTTCCCCGGCGGGCACTTCTTCATCGCCACCCAGGCCAGGGCCGTGGGCGACCGGATCGAGCGCGCCCTCAAGGCCGCGCTCTGA
- a CDS encoding TetR/AcrR family transcriptional regulator, which produces MRRSRLPRGLLPEVAVTASRPGGRSARVRGQVLAAVLELLARDGLRGLRYEEVAELAGVHKTSVYRRWPTRDALVAEALSDFAERNAPLPDTGDLRADLVEYLCALGAVAGSPQGRALNALRWAGISEEGELRELLRGVWAGRLESLQRRLDRAVADGQLPWADAELLDGPLSGAVHQRARLGGEFTRARAELLVDVVLAGIRAVPRS; this is translated from the coding sequence GTGCGGCGTAGTAGGCTGCCGCGCGGACTTCTTCCGGAGGTGGCGGTGACGGCGAGCAGGCCAGGGGGACGGTCGGCGCGGGTGCGCGGTCAGGTGCTGGCCGCGGTGCTGGAGCTGCTGGCCCGCGACGGGCTGCGCGGCCTGCGGTACGAGGAGGTCGCGGAGCTGGCCGGGGTGCACAAGACCAGCGTGTACCGCCGGTGGCCCACGCGCGACGCCCTGGTCGCCGAGGCGCTCTCCGACTTCGCCGAGCGCAACGCCCCCCTGCCCGACACCGGTGACCTGCGCGCGGACCTGGTGGAGTACCTGTGCGCGCTGGGCGCGGTGGCGGGCAGCCCGCAGGGGCGGGCGCTGAACGCGCTGCGGTGGGCCGGGATCAGCGAGGAGGGCGAGCTGCGCGAGCTGCTGCGGGGGGTGTGGGCCGGGCGGTTGGAGTCGTTGCAGCGCAGGCTGGACCGCGCGGTGGCGGACGGGCAGCTGCCCTGGGCCGACGCCGAGCTGCTCGACGGGCCGCTGAGCGGGGCGGTGCACCAGCGGGCGCGGTTGGGCGGGGAGTTCACCCGCGCCCGCGCCGAGCTGCTGGTGGACGTGGTGCTGGCGGGCATCCGGGCGGTGCCCAGGTCCTAG
- a CDS encoding dihydrodipicolinate synthase family protein: MSAQVVLPGGRVHVLREPVARVVSAEPFRTRVAFAAAHVVADPLGDNAPGAPAAIDWDATLAFRRHLWAHGLGVAEAMDTAQRGMGLDWAACRELIRRSAAEAGRGRIAAGAGTDHADGVSDVDGVLRAYAEQVEFVQSAGAQVVVMASRQLARVATSARDYRWVYDRVLPQAERPVILHWLGTAFDPSLEGYWGSADVGEATEAFLELVHEHRDRVDGVKVSLLDAGHERALRAALPDGVRLYTGDDYHYPELILGEGGRASDALLGVFAAIAPAASAALRALDEGDTATYLAELEPTLPLARHVFAPPTFHYKTGIAFLAWISGLQPGFTMVGGLHGARSVPHLVQAFRHADAAGLLPDPELAAHRVSLLLDAAGVAR, from the coding sequence GTGAGCGCGCAGGTCGTCCTGCCCGGCGGGCGGGTCCACGTGCTGCGCGAGCCGGTCGCGCGGGTCGTGTCGGCCGAGCCGTTCCGGACCAGGGTCGCGTTCGCCGCCGCGCACGTGGTCGCGGACCCGTTGGGGGACAACGCCCCCGGCGCGCCCGCCGCGATCGACTGGGACGCCACGCTCGCGTTCCGCAGGCACCTGTGGGCGCACGGGCTGGGCGTCGCCGAGGCGATGGACACCGCGCAGCGGGGCATGGGCCTGGACTGGGCCGCCTGCCGCGAGCTGATCCGGCGCAGCGCCGCCGAGGCCGGGCGCGGGCGGATCGCGGCGGGGGCGGGGACCGACCACGCGGACGGGGTGTCCGATGTGGACGGTGTGCTGCGCGCGTACGCCGAGCAGGTCGAGTTCGTGCAGTCCGCGGGCGCGCAGGTCGTCGTCATGGCGAGCAGGCAGCTGGCGCGCGTCGCCACGTCGGCGCGCGACTACCGGTGGGTCTACGACCGGGTGCTGCCGCAGGCCGAGCGGCCGGTGATCCTGCACTGGCTGGGAACGGCGTTCGACCCGAGCCTGGAGGGCTACTGGGGCAGCGCGGACGTCGGCGAGGCCACGGAGGCGTTCCTGGAGCTGGTGCACGAGCACCGGGACCGGGTCGACGGGGTCAAGGTGTCGCTGCTGGACGCCGGGCACGAGCGGGCGCTGCGCGCCGCGCTGCCGGACGGCGTGCGGCTGTACACCGGCGACGACTACCACTACCCGGAGCTGATCCTGGGCGAGGGCGGGCGGGCCAGCGACGCGCTGCTGGGGGTGTTCGCCGCGATCGCGCCCGCGGCGTCGGCGGCGTTGCGCGCCCTGGACGAGGGCGACACCGCGACCTACCTGGCGGAGCTGGAGCCCACGTTGCCGCTGGCGCGGCACGTGTTCGCGCCGCCGACGTTCCACTACAAGACCGGGATCGCCTTCCTGGCCTGGATCAGCGGGTTGCAGCCGGGGTTCACCATGGTCGGCGGGCTGCACGGCGCGCGGTCCGTACCGCACCTGGTGCAGGCGTTCCGGCACGCGGACGCCGCCGGGCTGCTGCCCGACCCGGAGCTGGCCGCGCACCGGGTGTCGCTGCTGCTCGACGCGGCGGGGGTCGCCCGGTGA
- a CDS encoding FAD-dependent monooxygenase, whose translation MTTVLISGAGIAGPALATLLTRAGFRVTVVERAKGLRTGGYPVDVRGPAVEALRRTGVLDAAAEAHVDLRRITFLTDGGEPFAEIDPLTMTGGSEGRDIEVPRGVLTHLLHAGAGDDVDYRFGESITALTDRGEDVRVTFASGREEAFDLVVGADGLHSPVRRLVFGDESDFLRPLGLCFAGFTIPTPDSMVREARMQNAPGRIAAIYAPDGSGRSHGFLTAVAEGPLATARSSTGEIVAAVREAFAGSAGIVPGLLDALDRADDVYADSVCQVRMDTWSRGRVALVGDAAFAPSFPTGQGTSLALVGAYVLAGELATRATHTEAFAAYREVLRDYADLNHGLADNGAARLVPRTEEALAARNAALTSPAEGDPAPEQNHAINSLELPDYDRLARL comes from the coding sequence ATGACCACCGTCCTGATCTCCGGAGCCGGGATCGCCGGACCCGCGCTGGCGACCCTGCTCACCCGAGCCGGCTTCCGGGTCACCGTCGTCGAGCGCGCGAAGGGCCTGCGCACCGGCGGCTACCCCGTGGACGTCCGCGGCCCCGCCGTCGAGGCGCTCCGCCGCACCGGCGTCCTGGACGCCGCGGCCGAGGCCCACGTGGACCTGCGCCGCATCACCTTCCTCACCGACGGGGGCGAGCCGTTCGCCGAGATCGACCCCCTGACCATGACCGGAGGCTCCGAGGGCCGCGACATCGAGGTCCCCCGAGGCGTCCTCACCCACCTGCTGCACGCGGGCGCCGGGGACGACGTCGACTACCGCTTCGGCGAGTCGATCACCGCGCTGACCGACCGGGGCGAGGACGTGCGCGTCACCTTCGCCAGCGGGCGCGAGGAGGCGTTCGACCTGGTCGTCGGCGCGGACGGCCTGCACTCCCCGGTGCGGCGCCTGGTGTTCGGCGACGAGTCGGACTTCCTGCGCCCGCTGGGCCTGTGCTTCGCGGGCTTCACCATCCCCACCCCGGACTCGATGGTCCGGGAGGCCCGGATGCAGAACGCGCCCGGCCGCATCGCCGCGATCTACGCCCCGGACGGCAGCGGCCGGTCCCACGGCTTCCTGACCGCGGTCGCCGAGGGCCCGCTGGCCACCGCGCGCAGCTCCACCGGGGAGATCGTGGCGGCGGTCCGGGAGGCGTTCGCGGGCAGCGCCGGGATCGTGCCGGGCCTGCTCGACGCACTGGACCGCGCCGACGACGTGTACGCGGACTCGGTCTGCCAGGTGCGGATGGACACCTGGTCGCGCGGCCGGGTGGCCCTGGTCGGGGACGCCGCGTTCGCCCCGTCGTTCCCCACCGGCCAGGGCACCAGCCTCGCGCTGGTCGGCGCGTACGTGCTGGCGGGCGAGCTGGCCACCCGCGCCACCCACACCGAGGCGTTCGCCGCCTACCGGGAGGTGCTGCGCGACTACGCGGACCTCAACCACGGGCTCGCCGACAACGGCGCGGCCAGGCTGGTCCCCCGCACCGAGGAGGCCCTGGCCGCCCGCAACGCCGCGCTGACGTCACCGGCCGAGGGCGACCCGGCGCCCGAGCAGAACCACGCGATCAACTCGCTGGAGCTGCCGGACTACGATCGCCTGGCACGGCTCTAG
- a CDS encoding SMP-30/gluconolactonase/LRE family protein — protein sequence MTALLPHFDTAVVAEWPPGTFVENLAPGGRGRWLVTLPSHRRVDVVQPDGAHRPLVELPHPATGIAPVPGGALVLTGPLGEAGWRLLRVGSEAGVQEVCELPDLRFGNGVAWAGDELLVADSALGAVFAVDPGSGRARVWLHHELLARQDPRSPFPGVNGVSVHAGQVHLTSTDRGLLLRCPVDAANPAAEVEVVATGVCGDDLAATDDGALWIATHTGDSVVRRLPGGELQEVAGVRQGAAGATAVAVDPEAPDVLYATTNGGMTRPRGRAPGPGRLLRISPRVR from the coding sequence ATGACCGCACTGCTCCCGCACTTCGACACCGCCGTGGTGGCCGAGTGGCCGCCGGGGACGTTCGTGGAGAACCTCGCGCCGGGCGGGCGCGGGCGCTGGCTCGTCACGCTGCCCTCGCACCGGCGCGTCGACGTCGTCCAGCCCGACGGCGCCCACCGGCCGCTCGTCGAGCTGCCCCACCCGGCCACCGGGATCGCCCCGGTGCCCGGCGGCGCGCTCGTGCTCACCGGACCGCTGGGCGAGGCCGGGTGGCGACTGCTGCGGGTGGGGAGCGAGGCCGGGGTCCAGGAGGTATGCGAGCTGCCCGACCTGCGCTTCGGCAACGGCGTGGCGTGGGCCGGGGACGAGCTGCTGGTCGCGGACTCGGCGCTGGGCGCGGTGTTCGCCGTCGACCCTGGGAGCGGGCGCGCGCGGGTGTGGCTGCACCACGAGCTGCTCGCCAGGCAGGACCCCCGCTCGCCGTTCCCCGGCGTCAACGGCGTCTCGGTGCACGCCGGGCAGGTGCACCTGACCAGCACCGACCGCGGGCTGCTGCTGCGCTGCCCGGTGGACGCGGCGAACCCGGCCGCCGAGGTGGAGGTCGTGGCCACCGGGGTGTGCGGGGACGACCTGGCCGCCACCGACGACGGGGCGCTGTGGATCGCCACGCACACCGGGGACAGCGTGGTGCGCAGGCTGCCCGGCGGTGAGCTGCAGGAGGTCGCGGGGGTGCGGCAGGGCGCGGCCGGGGCGACGGCGGTGGCCGTGGACCCGGAGGCGCCGGACGTGCTCTACGCGACCACGAACGGGGGGATGACGCGCCCGCGCGGGCGGGCGCCCGGACCGGGGCGGTTGCTGCGGATCAGCCCCAGGGTGCGGTGA
- a CDS encoding type 2 periplasmic-binding domain-containing protein, which produces MADLGGEQIRQIYRGERLHWDAEGSAPITMVGRNSRSGARAAFEATFLEGNSELGITTDRDRKPRADSAGKPQRCERGQTDDLLAVVAGTPGAIGRAELGAANAAVRAGAVLKVVSLNAVAPDDPAARERCPFRAGECPCTGGAPAEGTPAHSFIRHATGERGLRIIADGGFGN; this is translated from the coding sequence GTGGCGGACCTGGGCGGGGAGCAGATCCGGCAGATCTACCGGGGGGAGCGGCTGCACTGGGACGCCGAGGGGAGCGCCCCGATCACGATGGTGGGGCGAAACTCCCGGTCGGGCGCCCGCGCTGCCTTCGAGGCGACCTTCCTCGAGGGGAACAGCGAGCTGGGCATCACGACTGACCGCGACCGCAAGCCGAGGGCGGACAGCGCGGGCAAGCCCCAGCGCTGCGAGCGCGGGCAGACCGACGACCTGCTCGCGGTGGTCGCGGGCACGCCGGGGGCGATCGGCCGCGCGGAGCTGGGTGCGGCGAACGCGGCGGTCCGGGCGGGTGCCGTGCTGAAGGTCGTGTCCCTGAACGCCGTCGCGCCCGACGACCCGGCCGCCAGGGAGCGCTGCCCGTTCCGGGCCGGTGAGTGCCCCTGCACCGGGGGCGCGCCCGCCGAGGGCACTCCCGCCCACTCCTTCATCCGGCACGCGACCGGGGAGCGCGGGCTGCGGATCATCGCCGACGGCGGGTTCGGGAACTGA
- a CDS encoding sugar phosphate isomerase/epimerase family protein, with translation MSRLSLNQKTVNGLGLAQAVEACARFGIGSIGVWREPLREFGVERGAELVRASGLRVSSLCRGGFFTRPDRAEALADNRAAIDETAALGAGCLVLVVGGLPEGSRDLAGARERVRSVLAELAPYAADRGVLLALEPMHPIYCADRGVLSTLGQALDLAEEHDPSVVGVVVDTFHVWWDPDLAAQVARARGRIASFQVCDWITPLPADALLARGVMGDGHVDFRAVADLVVAAGYAGDVEVEIFNAELWAADADEAVALVRDRYDRHVGL, from the coding sequence GTGAGCAGGCTCTCGCTCAACCAGAAGACGGTGAACGGGCTCGGGCTGGCGCAGGCGGTCGAGGCGTGCGCCAGGTTCGGCATCGGCTCCATCGGGGTGTGGCGGGAGCCGCTGCGCGAGTTCGGCGTCGAGCGCGGCGCGGAGTTGGTGCGCGCGTCCGGGCTGCGGGTGTCCTCGCTGTGCCGGGGCGGGTTCTTCACCCGGCCGGACCGGGCCGAGGCGCTCGCCGACAACCGGGCCGCGATCGACGAGACCGCCGCGCTGGGGGCCGGGTGCCTGGTGCTGGTGGTCGGCGGGCTGCCCGAGGGCTCCCGCGACCTGGCGGGCGCCCGCGAGCGGGTGCGGTCGGTGCTCGCGGAGCTGGCGCCGTACGCGGCGGACCGGGGCGTGCTGCTGGCGCTGGAGCCCATGCACCCGATCTACTGCGCCGACCGGGGGGTGCTGTCCACCCTCGGGCAGGCGCTCGACCTGGCCGAGGAGCACGACCCCTCGGTGGTCGGGGTCGTCGTGGACACCTTCCACGTGTGGTGGGACCCGGACCTGGCCGCGCAGGTGGCGCGGGCGCGCGGGCGGATCGCCTCGTTCCAGGTGTGCGACTGGATCACGCCGCTGCCCGCCGACGCGCTGCTCGCGCGCGGGGTCATGGGCGACGGGCACGTGGACTTCCGCGCCGTCGCCGACCTGGTCGTGGCGGCCGGGTACGCCGGGGACGTCGAGGTGGAGATCTTCAACGCCGAGCTGTGGGCGGCCGACGCGGACGAGGCGGTCGCGCTGGTCAGGGACCGGTACGACCGGCACGTCGGGTTGTAG
- a CDS encoding response regulator encodes MALRVLIADDQTLVRTGFRLILDAEDDIEVVAEAPDGEAAVRLARQLRPDVTLMDLRMPKVDGIRATELLAGPGVPDPLRVVVVTIYDLDENLHAALRAGACGFLLKDAGPRLLVEAVHVAARGESLVSPQITTRLLRDFAREGGPRARPTTRTPLTARELDVALAVARGGTNAEIAQRLSITLSTVKSHLTSVQQKLGARNRTEVAIRMWEDGLAR; translated from the coding sequence GTGGCGCTGCGGGTGCTGATCGCCGACGACCAGACGTTGGTGCGCACGGGTTTCCGGTTGATCCTGGACGCGGAGGACGACATCGAGGTCGTCGCCGAGGCCCCGGACGGCGAGGCGGCGGTGCGCCTGGCCAGGCAGCTGCGGCCGGACGTGACGCTGATGGACCTGAGGATGCCCAAGGTCGACGGCATCCGGGCGACGGAGCTGCTGGCGGGACCGGGCGTGCCGGACCCGCTGCGGGTGGTCGTGGTGACCATCTACGACCTGGACGAGAACCTGCACGCCGCGCTGCGGGCGGGCGCGTGCGGCTTCCTGCTCAAGGACGCGGGCCCGCGCCTGCTGGTGGAGGCGGTGCACGTGGCCGCGCGCGGCGAGTCGCTGGTGTCGCCGCAGATCACCACGCGCCTGCTGCGCGACTTCGCCCGCGAGGGCGGCCCCCGCGCCCGCCCCACCACCCGGACGCCGCTGACGGCGCGCGAGCTGGACGTGGCGCTGGCGGTGGCCAGGGGCGGCACGAACGCGGAGATCGCGCAGCGGCTGTCGATCACCCTGTCGACGGTGAAGTCGCACCTGACGAGCGTGCAGCAGAAGCTGGGCGCCCGGAACCGCACCGAGGTGGCGATCCGCATGTGGGAGGACGGCCTGGCCCGCTGA